Proteins encoded within one genomic window of Sphingomonas cannabina:
- a CDS encoding GFA family protein codes for MTVTGGCRCGASRYTLALEMLPPVYCCHCRDCQTWSGSAFTMQGVVGEDEVAGEGPIVTYAFTNPSGSISTQYICGTCHTRLWNVNSARPQLRIIRAGTLDDSDRLEPRAHIWVKRKQPWVALPDGVPAFAEAPPPAEFFALLTR; via the coding sequence GTGACCGTCACCGGCGGCTGCCGCTGCGGGGCGAGCCGCTACACGCTCGCGCTCGAAATGCTGCCGCCGGTCTATTGCTGCCATTGCCGCGACTGCCAGACCTGGTCGGGCAGCGCCTTCACCATGCAGGGTGTGGTGGGCGAGGACGAGGTGGCAGGCGAAGGGCCCATCGTCACCTACGCCTTCACCAACCCGAGCGGATCGATCTCCACTCAATATATCTGCGGCACGTGCCATACGCGGCTGTGGAACGTGAACAGCGCCCGGCCGCAGCTCCGGATCATCCGCGCCGGCACGCTCGACGACAGCGATCGGCTGGAGCCGCGCGCGCATATCTGGGTGAAGCGCAAGCAGCCGTGGGTTGCACTTCCCGACGGGGTTCCCGCCTTTGCGGAGGCTCCGCCGCCGGCCGAGTTCTTCGCCTTGCTGACCCGCTGA
- a CDS encoding aspartate-semialdehyde dehydrogenase — MGYRVVVAGATGNVGREVLAILAEREFPIDDIAVLASSRSQGDEIDFGETGRKLRVQNIESFDPKGWDMAIFAIGSDGSKAHAPRFAAAGCTVIDNASLYRMDPDVPLIVPEVNPEAIDGYVKRNIIANPNCSTAQMVVALKPLHDAAKIKRVVVATYQSVSGAGKAGMDELFEQSRNIFVGDSAEPKKFTKQIAFNVIPHIDSFLDDGSTKEEWKMVVETKKILDPKIKVTATCVRVPVFVGHSEAINIEFEDEISAAEAQAILREAPGIMLVDKREDGGYVTPVECVGEYATYVSRVREDPTVENGLALWCVSDNLRKGAALNAVQIAELLGRRHLKKAA; from the coding sequence ATGGGTTACCGTGTGGTTGTCGCCGGCGCGACCGGCAATGTCGGGCGTGAGGTGCTCGCGATCCTCGCCGAGCGCGAGTTCCCGATCGACGACATCGCGGTGCTCGCCTCGTCGCGCAGCCAGGGCGACGAGATCGACTTTGGCGAGACCGGGCGCAAGCTGCGCGTCCAGAACATCGAGTCCTTCGATCCCAAGGGCTGGGACATGGCGATCTTCGCGATCGGCTCCGACGGCTCGAAGGCGCACGCGCCGCGCTTCGCCGCCGCCGGCTGCACGGTGATCGACAATGCCTCGCTCTACCGCATGGACCCCGACGTGCCGCTGATCGTGCCTGAGGTGAACCCGGAGGCGATCGACGGCTATGTGAAGCGCAACATCATCGCCAACCCGAACTGCTCGACCGCGCAGATGGTGGTGGCGCTGAAGCCGCTCCACGACGCCGCGAAGATCAAGCGCGTGGTGGTCGCGACCTATCAGTCGGTCTCGGGCGCCGGCAAGGCGGGCATGGACGAGCTGTTCGAGCAGAGCCGCAACATCTTCGTCGGCGACAGCGCCGAGCCCAAGAAGTTCACCAAGCAGATCGCGTTCAACGTGATCCCGCACATCGACAGCTTCCTCGACGACGGCTCGACCAAGGAAGAGTGGAAGATGGTGGTCGAGACCAAGAAGATCCTCGATCCCAAGATCAAGGTCACCGCTACCTGCGTCCGCGTGCCGGTGTTCGTCGGCCATTCGGAGGCGATCAACATCGAGTTCGAGGACGAGATCTCCGCCGCCGAGGCCCAGGCGATCCTGCGCGAGGCGCCGGGCATCATGCTCGTCGACAAGCGCGAGGACGGCGGATACGTGACTCCGGTCGAGTGCGTCGGCGAATATGCGACCTACGTCAGCCGCGTCCGCGAGGACCCGACGGTCGAGAACGGCCTCGCGCTGTGGTGCGTCTCCGACAATCTCCGCAAGGGCGCCGCGCTCAACGCCGTTCAGATCGCCGAGCTGCTCGGGCGCCGGCACCTCAAGAAGGCGGCGTGA
- a CDS encoding S9 family peptidase, protein MHRLLAAAAAATVAAMTLPADAQDLTLQRVFASPDLSGEKPRALAMSPDGKLVTSLRPRADEKDRYDLWAMDTATGEWRMLVDSKKVGTGAELSEAEKMQRERARIGNQRGIVDYQWSTDGHSILVPLDGDLYLATLDGNVHRLTNTPDGELNPAVSPGGKFVSFVRDQNLHILDFATGKDKKITPDGAGTVHWGEAEFVAQEEMDRSTGYWWSPDEQHIAVERFDEAPVGIVTRTAIGADGAKVFDQRYPAAGTPNVLVELYVMRPDGSGKVRVDLGKDKDIYLTRVKWMPDGSALLVQRMNRTQTQLDVLKVDPATGASTLLFSEKAEPKSWINLATSPEKEGDFGLEPMKDGSFIWWSERDGHGHLYRLDVKGRWKQLTKGDWEVASVVAVDEANEKLYFLGNKDDVLERHLYSLDLGKTGAITRLTGVGWWNSAVADKSATHFIVTRSNPEQPTEVYLADTTGQRTAWISENALAAGHPYYPYLASHQQTRFGDLKTADGATLHWQMITPPLEPGKKYPVFFEHYGGPHSQTVSRSWGGPLHQLLVDKGYIVFQIDNRGSANRGKAFEDAIWHAMGSVEVQDQLAGANYLKTLDFVDPKRIAIYGWSYGGYMTLKMLEANPGVYAAGIAGAPVTKWELYDTHYTERYMGNPRTDPKAYAASNAIDNAPKITDPLMLIHGMSDDNVVLDHTTAFAAKMQATNTPFEMMLYPGKTHSAVKDIHVWTTILNFLDRTVGAGPK, encoded by the coding sequence ATGCATCGCCTCCTCGCCGCGGCCGCTGCCGCCACCGTCGCCGCCATGACCCTTCCTGCTGACGCCCAGGATCTCACTCTCCAGCGCGTCTTCGCCAGCCCCGACCTTTCCGGCGAGAAGCCGCGCGCGCTCGCCATGTCGCCCGACGGCAAGCTGGTGACCTCGCTGCGCCCGCGCGCCGACGAGAAGGACCGCTACGACCTGTGGGCGATGGACACCGCCACCGGCGAATGGCGCATGCTGGTCGACAGCAAGAAGGTCGGCACCGGCGCCGAACTGAGCGAGGCCGAGAAGATGCAGCGCGAGCGCGCTCGCATCGGCAACCAGCGCGGCATCGTCGACTATCAATGGTCGACCGACGGCCATTCGATCCTGGTCCCGCTCGACGGCGATCTCTACCTCGCCACCCTCGACGGCAACGTCCACCGCCTGACCAACACGCCCGACGGCGAGCTCAACCCGGCGGTCAGCCCGGGCGGCAAGTTCGTGAGCTTCGTGCGCGACCAGAATCTCCACATTCTCGATTTCGCCACCGGCAAGGACAAGAAGATCACCCCGGACGGGGCCGGCACCGTCCACTGGGGCGAGGCCGAGTTCGTCGCGCAGGAGGAGATGGACCGCTCGACCGGCTATTGGTGGTCGCCCGACGAGCAACATATCGCCGTCGAGCGCTTCGACGAGGCGCCGGTCGGCATCGTCACCCGCACCGCGATCGGCGCGGACGGCGCCAAGGTGTTCGACCAGCGCTATCCCGCCGCCGGCACCCCCAACGTGCTGGTCGAGCTCTACGTCATGCGCCCGGACGGCTCGGGCAAGGTCCGCGTCGACCTCGGCAAGGACAAGGACATCTATCTCACCCGCGTGAAGTGGATGCCCGACGGCTCCGCGCTGCTCGTCCAGCGCATGAACCGCACCCAGACCCAGCTCGACGTGCTCAAGGTCGATCCCGCCACCGGCGCCTCGACGCTGCTGTTCAGCGAGAAGGCTGAGCCCAAGAGCTGGATCAATCTCGCCACCTCGCCCGAGAAGGAGGGCGACTTCGGGCTCGAGCCGATGAAGGACGGCAGCTTCATCTGGTGGTCGGAGCGTGACGGTCACGGCCATCTCTATCGCCTCGACGTCAAGGGGCGCTGGAAGCAACTGACCAAAGGCGACTGGGAGGTCGCGAGCGTCGTCGCGGTCGATGAAGCCAACGAGAAGCTCTACTTCCTCGGCAACAAGGACGACGTGCTGGAGCGCCACCTCTACAGCCTCGACCTCGGCAAGACGGGCGCGATCACGCGGCTGACCGGCGTCGGCTGGTGGAACAGCGCGGTCGCGGACAAGAGCGCGACGCATTTCATCGTCACGCGCTCCAATCCGGAGCAGCCGACCGAAGTTTATCTCGCCGATACGACCGGCCAGCGCACCGCCTGGATCAGCGAGAACGCGCTGGCTGCGGGGCATCCCTATTACCCCTATCTCGCCAGCCATCAGCAGACCCGTTTCGGCGACCTCAAGACTGCCGACGGTGCGACGCTGCACTGGCAGATGATCACGCCGCCGCTCGAGCCCGGCAAGAAATACCCCGTATTCTTCGAACATTATGGCGGTCCGCACAGCCAGACCGTCAGCCGCAGCTGGGGCGGGCCGCTCCACCAGCTGCTCGTGGACAAGGGTTATATCGTCTTCCAGATCGACAATCGCGGCTCGGCCAATCGTGGCAAGGCGTTCGAGGACGCGATCTGGCACGCGATGGGATCAGTTGAGGTCCAGGATCAGCTTGCGGGTGCGAACTATCTGAAGACGCTGGATTTCGTCGATCCGAAGCGGATCGCGATCTACGGCTGGTCCTATGGCGGCTACATGACGCTCAAGATGCTGGAGGCGAATCCCGGCGTCTATGCGGCCGGCATCGCCGGCGCGCCGGTGACCAAGTGGGAACTCTACGACACCCATTATACCGAGCGCTACATGGGCAATCCGCGGACGGACCCGAAGGCTTATGCCGCGTCCAACGCGATCGACAACGCGCCGAAGATCACCGATCCGCTGATGCTGATCCACGGCATGTCCGACGACAATGTCGTGCTGGATCACACGACGGCCTTCGCCGCGAAGATGCAGGCGACCAACACGCCGTTCGAGATGATGCTCTATCCGGGCAAGACCCACTCGGCGGTGAAGGATATCCATGTCTGGACGACCATCCTCAACTTCCTCGATAGGACGGTGGGGGCCGGGCCCAAGTAG
- a CDS encoding DUF418 domain-containing protein — MTDTTAQPLAMTTAAEPDGAPRLASLDILRGVAILGILFMNINDMGGALFMGWVDIGRYGMSGADRIAFFLRNTLADGTARCLLEMLFGVGMVILTERAERAAESRWAVLRGYYWRNVVLFLFGLVHVFILLWPGDILHTYGLAALIAFLFRRLSARWLLGVGLVFALLQLGGGGTGYMMTRLQDQRAAAIEVRQKAGEPISKEDAKTLADVDKRKAERAKQHREMEARMAAEDKGRSAATGSFMSWAQAQWSIFLYLEGMFLEPIWIWEAAATMLIGAALFKWGVIQGNRSTRFYLLLTFACYAFGLAIRAIGAFNDLADYEGPSITWATQELARLATTLGHIGLIHLLLRTAAGAGLLKPFEAAGRTALTLYIAQTIICLWILYPPFALGLYGKHSWAVWMLTAVAVNALLLWAANVYLRYYRIAPVEWAWRSILAGRSLPIRRSPRTAAAQPA, encoded by the coding sequence GTGACCGATACCACCGCCCAGCCGTTGGCGATGACCACCGCCGCCGAGCCCGATGGCGCACCGCGCCTCGCCAGTCTCGACATCCTGCGCGGCGTGGCGATTCTCGGCATCCTGTTCATGAACATCAACGACATGGGCGGCGCGCTGTTCATGGGGTGGGTGGACATCGGCCGCTACGGCATGAGCGGCGCCGACCGGATCGCCTTCTTCCTGCGCAATACCCTTGCCGACGGCACCGCGCGCTGCCTGCTCGAGATGCTGTTCGGCGTCGGCATGGTGATCCTGACCGAACGGGCGGAGAGGGCGGCGGAGAGCCGGTGGGCGGTGCTGCGCGGCTATTATTGGCGCAACGTCGTGCTGTTCCTGTTCGGCCTGGTCCATGTCTTCATCCTGCTGTGGCCGGGCGACATCCTCCACACCTACGGCCTCGCCGCGCTGATCGCCTTCCTGTTCCGCCGGCTCAGCGCCAGATGGCTGCTCGGCGTCGGCCTGGTCTTCGCGCTGCTGCAGCTCGGCGGCGGCGGTACCGGCTATATGATGACGCGCCTGCAGGATCAGCGCGCGGCGGCGATCGAAGTCAGGCAAAAGGCGGGCGAACCGATCAGCAAGGAGGATGCGAAGACCCTTGCCGATGTGGACAAGCGCAAGGCCGAGCGCGCCAAGCAGCACCGGGAGATGGAGGCCCGCATGGCCGCCGAGGACAAGGGGCGCTCCGCCGCGACGGGCAGCTTCATGAGCTGGGCGCAAGCGCAATGGAGTATCTTCCTCTATCTCGAGGGCATGTTCCTCGAACCGATATGGATCTGGGAGGCGGCGGCGACGATGCTGATTGGCGCGGCGCTGTTCAAATGGGGTGTGATCCAGGGTAACCGTTCGACGCGCTTCTACCTGCTCCTGACGTTTGCCTGCTACGCCTTTGGCCTGGCCATCCGCGCGATCGGCGCGTTCAACGATCTCGCCGATTACGAGGGCCCTTCGATCACCTGGGCGACGCAGGAGCTGGCGCGGCTCGCCACCACGCTCGGCCATATCGGCCTCATCCACTTGCTGCTGCGGACAGCGGCTGGCGCCGGCTTGCTGAAGCCGTTCGAGGCCGCCGGCCGAACCGCGCTCACCCTCTACATCGCCCAGACGATCATCTGCCTGTGGATCCTCTATCCGCCCTTCGCGCTCGGCCTTTATGGTAAGCACAGCTGGGCGGTCTGGATGCTGACCGCCGTCGCGGTGAACGCGCTGCTGCTATGGGCGGCGAATGTCTATCTGCGCTACTACAGGATCGCCCCGGTCGAATGGGCGTGGCGCTCGATTCTGGCCGGACGATCTCTGCCCATCCGCAGAAGTCCGCGGACGGCGGCCGCGCAACCGGCCTGA
- the rplS gene encoding 50S ribosomal protein L19, translated as MNLIQTLEAEQIAKFNEAKKIPEFRPGDTLKVGVKVVEGERTRVQNFEGVCIARANKGMGSSFTVRKISFGEGVERVFPLYSPNVDSIEVVRKGAVRRAKLYYLRGRTGKSARIAERRDNRQAEEAVAAE; from the coding sequence ATGAACCTGATCCAGACGCTCGAAGCCGAGCAGATCGCCAAGTTCAACGAGGCGAAGAAGATTCCGGAATTCCGCCCGGGCGACACGCTCAAGGTCGGCGTGAAGGTGGTCGAGGGTGAGCGCACCCGCGTCCAGAACTTCGAGGGCGTGTGCATCGCCCGCGCCAACAAGGGCATGGGCAGCTCGTTCACCGTGCGCAAGATCAGCTTCGGCGAGGGTGTCGAACGCGTCTTCCCGCTCTATTCGCCCAACGTTGATTCGATCGAGGTGGTGCGCAAGGGCGCCGTCCGCCGCGCCAAGCTTTATTACCTGCGCGGCCGCACCGGCAAGTCGGCCCGCATCGCCGAGCGCCGCGACAACCGCCAGGCCGAGGAGGCCGTGGCGGCCGAATAA
- the trmD gene encoding tRNA (guanosine(37)-N1)-methyltransferase TrmD yields MPFAATVLTLYPEMFPGPLGTSLAGRALREGRWNLDTVQIRDFATDKHRSVDDTPAGGGAGMVMRADVLAAAVDSVGEGRPILAMTPRGRPLTQARVRELAAGPGVVLLCGRFEGIDERLFEARPIEPVSIGDYVLSGGEMAALVVLDACIRLIPGVMGAPSSGDEESFESGLLEYPHYTRPVEWEGRTIPEVLRSGDHARIAAWRKSMAETDTRLRRPDLWERHEGARVGSPSGARQRTRTDKS; encoded by the coding sequence ATGCCGTTCGCCGCCACCGTCTTAACGCTCTACCCGGAAATGTTTCCCGGTCCGCTCGGTACGTCGCTTGCCGGCCGGGCGCTGCGCGAGGGGCGCTGGAACCTCGACACCGTCCAGATCCGCGATTTCGCCACGGACAAACATCGTTCGGTCGACGACACGCCCGCCGGCGGCGGCGCCGGCATGGTGATGCGCGCCGATGTGCTAGCGGCGGCGGTCGATAGCGTGGGGGAGGGGCGCCCGATCCTCGCCATGACTCCGCGCGGCCGCCCGCTGACCCAGGCCCGCGTGCGCGAGCTCGCCGCCGGCCCCGGCGTCGTCCTTCTCTGCGGCCGCTTCGAGGGGATCGACGAACGTCTGTTCGAGGCGCGCCCCATCGAACCGGTCTCGATCGGCGACTATGTCCTCTCCGGCGGCGAGATGGCGGCGCTGGTGGTGCTCGACGCTTGCATTCGGCTCATTCCCGGCGTAATGGGCGCGCCTTCCAGCGGGGACGAGGAAAGCTTCGAAAGCGGCCTCCTCGAATATCCGCATTATACCCGACCTGTCGAATGGGAAGGGCGCACGATCCCCGAAGTGCTGCGATCGGGGGATCATGCGAGGATCGCGGCCTGGCGCAAGTCGATGGCCGAGACCGATACACGGCTAAGGAGGCCGGACCTTTGGGAGCGCCACGAGGGCGCTCGGGTCGGTTCTCCCTCTGGCGCGCGGCAGAGAACCAGGACGGACAAGTCATGA
- a CDS encoding NAD(P)/FAD-dependent oxidoreductase, with amino-acid sequence MNQESDDCIIIGAGPAGLTTAIYLARFHLSIRLFDNGSSRAALIPRTMNHAGFPDGIAGADLLTLMLRQAENFGAVRETVEVTAVVPEDRGFRVEAGSRDYRARTVLLATGVVNNRPEMDAEEHDRALARGLIRYCPICDGYEVTDKAVGVIGTGEHGMREALFLRGYTREVTLIAHQGPHELDETCRRALDEAGVERIDGPCTPIRIDGDRIAVGTAEGERRFDSLYPALGSVIRSELAIRAGARASADGCLEVDEHQRTSVPGLFAAGDVVKGLDQISHAMGEAGVAATTIRNALNEMRPIWR; translated from the coding sequence GTGAACCAGGAATCCGACGACTGCATCATCATCGGCGCCGGGCCAGCCGGACTGACCACGGCAATCTACCTCGCCCGCTTCCATCTCTCGATTCGGCTGTTCGACAATGGATCGAGCCGCGCGGCGCTGATCCCGCGGACGATGAACCACGCCGGCTTTCCGGACGGGATCGCCGGCGCCGACCTGCTGACGCTGATGCTGCGCCAGGCGGAGAACTTCGGAGCGGTACGCGAGACGGTCGAGGTAACCGCAGTGGTGCCGGAGGATCGCGGCTTCCGCGTCGAAGCGGGCAGCCGCGACTATCGCGCCCGGACGGTGCTGCTGGCGACCGGCGTGGTCAACAACCGGCCCGAGATGGATGCCGAGGAGCATGACCGGGCGCTGGCGCGCGGCCTCATCCGCTACTGCCCGATCTGCGACGGCTATGAGGTGACCGACAAGGCGGTCGGCGTGATCGGCACCGGCGAGCATGGCATGCGCGAGGCGCTGTTCCTGCGCGGCTATACCCGGGAGGTGACGCTGATCGCGCACCAGGGGCCGCACGAGCTCGACGAGACATGCCGGCGCGCGCTCGACGAGGCGGGCGTGGAGCGGATCGACGGGCCTTGCACGCCGATCCGGATCGACGGCGACCGGATCGCGGTCGGTACCGCGGAGGGTGAGCGGCGGTTCGACAGCCTCTATCCGGCGCTGGGATCGGTGATCCGCTCAGAGCTGGCGATCCGTGCGGGCGCGCGGGCGAGCGCCGACGGCTGCCTGGAGGTCGACGAGCACCAGCGCACCTCCGTGCCGGGGCTGTTCGCTGCGGGCGACGTGGTGAAGGGGCTCGACCAGATCAGCCACGCGATGGGCGAAGCCGGCGTCGCCGCGACGACGATCCGCAACGCGCTGAACGAGATGCGGCCGATTTGGCGCTAG
- a CDS encoding metallophosphoesterase family protein, which produces MTRTAILSDVHGNLPALEAVIADAEAQGCTRWLNLGDLLSGPLWPAETADLLMSLDWPTIAGNHERQLLTVPPDRMNASDRHARATLTDAHLAWLASLPPTLTADGILLCHGTPSSDVRPLIETIELTGIRRATIEEITARLECVSERLILCGHTHLPATVTLPDGRRAANPGSVGLQAFVDDHPYPYRVENGDPSARYAILGSDGDLDLRAVPYDHAAAAAKAEREGHTDWAMALQTGKVEA; this is translated from the coding sequence ATGACTCGGACGGCAATCCTTTCCGACGTCCACGGCAACCTGCCGGCGCTGGAGGCGGTGATCGCCGATGCCGAGGCTCAGGGCTGCACACGCTGGCTCAACCTCGGCGACCTGCTGTCGGGTCCGCTTTGGCCGGCCGAGACCGCCGACCTGCTGATGTCGCTCGACTGGCCGACGATCGCCGGCAACCACGAACGCCAGCTGCTGACGGTGCCGCCCGACCGGATGAACGCGAGCGACCGCCACGCCCGTGCGACGCTGACAGACGCGCACCTCGCCTGGCTGGCGAGTCTGCCACCGACGCTGACGGCCGACGGCATCCTTCTCTGCCACGGCACCCCGTCGAGCGACGTCCGGCCCCTGATCGAGACGATCGAGCTCACGGGCATCCGTCGCGCGACGATCGAGGAAATCACCGCCCGCCTCGAATGCGTATCGGAGCGGCTGATCCTGTGTGGCCACACCCATCTGCCGGCGACCGTCACGCTGCCCGACGGGCGCAGGGCCGCCAATCCGGGCAGCGTCGGCCTGCAGGCATTCGTCGACGATCACCCCTATCCCTACCGCGTCGAGAACGGCGACCCGTCGGCACGCTACGCGATCCTCGGTTCCGACGGCGATCTTGACCTACGCGCCGTCCCCTACGACCACGCCGCCGCTGCGGCGAAAGCCGAGCGGGAAGGGCACACCGACTGGGCGATGGCGCTGCAGACCGGTAAGGTGGAGGCATAG
- the rimM gene encoding ribosome maturation factor RimM (Essential for efficient processing of 16S rRNA), with protein MVVGAHGIAGEVRLKVFADDLATYRSFNGGALSLKALRDGPNGAIARFAEVADRSAAEALRGTELTVPRSALPPLGEGEYYHFDLIGLPAVSTAGETLGAVVAVDNYGAGDVLEIERPDGKRFMVPMTPVAVPEWNDDRLVVTAAFAE; from the coding sequence GTGGTCGTCGGCGCGCACGGCATCGCCGGCGAGGTTCGCCTCAAGGTCTTCGCCGACGATCTCGCGACCTATCGCAGCTTCAACGGCGGCGCCCTGTCGCTGAAGGCGCTCCGCGACGGCCCCAACGGCGCGATAGCCCGCTTCGCCGAAGTCGCCGATCGGTCCGCGGCGGAAGCGTTGCGCGGCACAGAACTCACCGTCCCCCGCTCCGCGCTGCCGCCGCTGGGGGAGGGGGAATATTACCACTTCGACCTGATCGGCCTTCCCGCCGTCTCGACCGCCGGCGAGACGCTCGGCGCCGTCGTCGCGGTCGACAATTACGGCGCCGGCGACGTGCTCGAAATCGAGCGGCCAGACGGCAAGCGCTTCATGGTCCCGATGACCCCCGTTGCGGTGCCCGAATGGAATGACGATCGCCTGGTGGTGACCGCCGCCTTCGCCGAATGA
- the rpsP gene encoding 30S ribosomal protein S16, protein MALSIRLSRGGSKKRPYYRIVVADARSPRDGRFIEKIGNYNPLLAKDDAGRVQLDADRAKHWLGVGAQPTDRVARFLDAAGVRERAARNNPKKAEPGEKAKERAEERAAKAAEAAEAAAAASAAPAPAEGSNEEAEAVIAAEVEAATEEPTPEAEAVAEAVAEETPPAEAAAEETPPAEAEAAPAADEEAKAE, encoded by the coding sequence ATGGCACTCAGCATTCGCCTGTCGCGTGGCGGCTCGAAGAAGCGGCCCTATTACCGCATCGTAGTTGCCGACGCGCGTTCGCCCCGCGACGGCCGCTTCATCGAGAAGATCGGCAACTACAACCCGCTGCTCGCCAAGGATGATGCCGGCCGCGTCCAGCTCGACGCCGACCGCGCCAAGCACTGGCTCGGCGTGGGCGCGCAGCCGACCGACCGCGTCGCCCGCTTCCTCGATGCCGCCGGCGTCCGCGAGCGCGCCGCGCGCAACAACCCCAAGAAGGCCGAGCCGGGCGAGAAGGCCAAGGAGCGCGCCGAGGAGCGCGCCGCCAAGGCAGCCGAAGCCGCTGAGGCCGCTGCCGCCGCGTCCGCGGCCCCGGCTCCGGCCGAGGGCTCGAACGAGGAAGCCGAGGCGGTGATCGCCGCCGAGGTCGAGGCCGCGACCGAGGAGCCGACGCCGGAGGCCGAGGCCGTCGCCGAGGCGGTGGCCGAGGAGACCCCGCCGGCCGAGGCCGCTGCCGAGGAAACTCCGCCGGCCGAGGCGGAGGCTGCTCCGGCTGCCGACGAGGAAGCCAAGGCCGAGTAA
- the ffh gene encoding signal recognition particle protein translates to MFESLSDRLGGVFDRLRGRGALTEADVRAAMREVRVALLEADVALPVAREFVDKVTEQAVGQQVLRSVTPGQQVVKIVNDALVEMLGSENTGLDIDVTPPAVVMLVGLQGSGKTTTTAKLARLLKSQGKKLIMASLDVNRPAAQEQLAVLGTQAEVATLPIVAGQQPVDIARRALQAAKLQGYDVLMLDTAGRLHVDQALMDEMKAVADIATPNEILLVVDSLTGQDAVNVAKAFSEQVPLTGVILTRMDGDARGGAALSMRAVTGKPIKFAGMGEKLDALEPFHPNRVAGRILGMGDVVSLVEKAAATIEQEDAERMAAKLAKGQFDLNDLRAQLSQMRRMGGIGALAGMMPGMKKAQAAVDQAGGDKVLLRMDAIITSMTPRERAKPELINAKRKIRVAKGSGTTVQDVNKLLKMHQEMSTAMKKIRKMGGIKGMAALLGRGGMGGVGKALGGQPLGDMMGKMDGPAGGLPGLGGAGMPNLPPGFENFLKKK, encoded by the coding sequence ATGTTCGAGAGCTTGAGCGACCGGCTGGGAGGGGTGTTCGACCGCCTGCGCGGCCGCGGCGCGCTGACCGAGGCCGACGTCCGCGCCGCGATGCGCGAGGTGCGCGTCGCGCTGCTCGAGGCGGACGTCGCGCTTCCGGTCGCACGCGAGTTCGTCGACAAGGTCACCGAGCAGGCGGTCGGCCAGCAGGTGCTGCGCTCGGTCACGCCGGGCCAGCAGGTCGTCAAGATCGTCAACGACGCGCTGGTCGAGATGCTGGGCTCGGAGAACACCGGGCTCGACATCGACGTGACGCCGCCCGCGGTGGTGATGCTGGTCGGCCTCCAGGGCTCGGGCAAGACCACCACCACCGCCAAGCTCGCCCGCTTGCTCAAGTCGCAGGGTAAGAAGCTCATCATGGCGTCGCTCGACGTCAACCGCCCGGCCGCGCAGGAGCAGCTGGCGGTGCTCGGCACCCAGGCCGAGGTTGCGACCCTGCCGATCGTCGCCGGCCAGCAGCCGGTCGACATCGCCCGCCGCGCGCTGCAGGCGGCCAAGCTCCAGGGCTATGACGTCCTGATGCTCGACACCGCCGGGCGGCTCCACGTCGACCAGGCGCTGATGGACGAGATGAAGGCGGTCGCCGACATCGCGACCCCCAACGAGATCCTGCTCGTCGTCGACAGCCTGACCGGCCAGGACGCGGTCAACGTCGCCAAGGCCTTCTCCGAACAGGTGCCGCTCACCGGCGTGATCCTGACCCGCATGGACGGCGACGCCCGCGGCGGCGCGGCGCTGTCGATGCGCGCGGTCACCGGCAAGCCGATCAAGTTCGCCGGCATGGGCGAGAAGCTCGACGCGCTCGAGCCCTTCCACCCGAACCGCGTCGCCGGCCGCATCCTCGGCATGGGCGACGTGGTGTCGCTGGTCGAGAAGGCCGCGGCGACGATCGAGCAGGAAGACGCCGAGCGCATGGCGGCCAAGCTCGCCAAGGGCCAGTTCGACCTCAACGACCTGCGCGCCCAGCTCTCGCAGATGCGCCGGATGGGTGGCATCGGCGCGCTCGCCGGCATGATGCCGGGGATGAAGAAGGCGCAGGCCGCGGTCGACCAGGCCGGCGGCGACAAGGTGCTGCTGCGCATGGACGCGATCATCACCTCGATGACGCCCAGGGAGCGCGCCAAGCCCGAGCTGATCAACGCCAAGCGCAAGATCCGCGTCGCCAAGGGCTCCGGCACCACCGTGCAGGACGTCAACAAGCTCCTGAAGATGCATCAGGAAATGTCGACCGCGATGAAGAAGATCCGCAAGATGGGCGGGATCAAGGGCATGGCGGCGCTGCTCGGGCGCGGCGGCATGGGCGGCGTCGGCAAGGCGCTCGGCGGCCAGCCGCTCGGCGACATGATGGGGAAGATGGACGGTCCGGCCGGCGGTCTTCCCGGCCTGGGTGGAGCGGGGATGCCCAACCTGCCGCCGGGCTTCGAGAATTTTTTGAAGAAGAAGTGA